In the genome of Vicia villosa cultivar HV-30 ecotype Madison, WI linkage group LG7, Vvil1.0, whole genome shotgun sequence, one region contains:
- the LOC131615698 gene encoding pentatricopeptide repeat-containing protein At5g12100, mitochondrial encodes MFLRRRSVLHLVPNSHLKNSTSSFCSQSLTFPQNQQQWLQTFQHLQSLIDQGRTKPAQTVFKSLLLSNAPYSFPSQIHSLVSKPIFLQTLLPFCSNPSTINRVMELFYSMKNEGFILPICFINSLLQTLVHLHQFEKALTLFNDVVESGIRPDAFSYKKAVHSAVMMRDLNKGFELIDSMERDGIRPFVYVYNLMLGGLCKGKRLKDARKMFDEMIERSIVPNTVTYNTLIDGYCKVGEIEEAFSLRGRMKAPYSEPNIVTYNCLLSGLCGLGRLEDVRKVLLEMEGIGFLPKGFSCFLFDDNYVCENENGLLDGNGTQVDERTYSVLLNGLCRVGRVEKAKEVLAKLEDNGVVPSQISYNILVNAYCQEGDLNKAILTAEEMEKRGLRPSYVTFNTLINKFCETGELDQAERWVKKMIEKGVSPTVETYNSLVNGYGMACDFVRCFEILEEMEKKGIKPNVISYGSLINCLCKDRKLLDAEIVLGDMVGRGVSPNVEIYNMLIEASCSLSKLKDAFRFFNEMIKNGIDATLVTYNTLIHGIGKNGRVAEAENLFLQMTSKGYNPDVITYNSLMSGYAMSGNPKKCLELYDNMKKGGIKPSVGTFHPLINSCRKEGVVTMEKMFQEMLGMGLIPDRAVYNEMIYGYAEDGNVLKAMSLHQQMVDLGVDSDKVTYNCLILAHLRDRRVSEITHLFDDMKAKGLVPKTDTYKILVKGHCDLKDFNGAYFWYMKMCDTGFILNDRLCYELISGLREEGMLREAQIVSLDLNSRVQQLEG; translated from the coding sequence ATGTTTTTAAGAAGACGCTCCGTTCTTCACCTTGTTCCCAATTCCCACCTCAAAAATTCCACTTCCTCATTCTGTTCCCAATCACTCACATTCCCCCAAAACCAACAACAATGGCTTCAAACCTTCCAACACCTTCAGTCATTAATCGATCAAGGCCGCACAAAACCCGCCCAAACCGTCTTCAAATCGCTTCTTCTCTCCAACGCCCCTTACTCATTCCCTTCGCAAATCCACTCCCTCGTATCCAAACCCATCTTTCTACAAACCCTCTTACCCTTTTGTTCCAATCCCAGTACAATCAACCGAGTCATGGAATTGTTCTATTCCATGAAAAATGAAGGCTTTATCCTCCCCATTTGTTTTAttaattctcttctccaaaccctTGTTCATTTGCACCAGTTCGAGAAAGCTCTCACTCTttttaatgatgttgttgaatcgGGTATTCGGCCCGATGCTTTTTCGTATAAAAAAGCGGTTCATTCTGCTGTTATGATGAGGGATTTGAATAAGGGGTTTGAGTTGATTGATTCAATGGAGAGAGATGGGATTCGGCCTTTTGTTTATGTGTATAATTTGATGTTGGGTGGGTTGTGTAAAGGGAAGAGACTTAAGGATGCGCGGAAGATGTTTGATGAAATGATTGAGAGAAGTATTGTTCCGAATACGGTTACTTATAATACACTTATTGATGGGTATTGTAAGGTGGGTGAAATAGAGGAAGCTTTTAGTTTGAGAGGTAGGATGAAGGCTCCATATTCGGAGCCAAATATTGTTACTTATAATTGCTTGTTAAGTGGTCTTTGTGGTTTGGGGAGATTGGAAGATGTGAGGAAGGTCTTGTTGGAGATGGAGGGGATTGGTTTTTTGCCTAAGGGGTTTTCATGTTTTTTATTTGATGATAATTATGTTTGTGAAAATGAAAATGGTTTGCTAGATGGAAATGGGACACAGGTTGATGAGCGTACTTATAGTGTTCTGTTGAATGGATTGTGCAGGGTAGGAAGGGTTGAAAAGGCTAAAGAGGTTTTGGCAAAGCTAGAAGATAATGGGGTTGTTCCCAGTCAGATATCATATAACATACTGGTGAATGCTTATTGCCAAGAGGGTGACTTGAATAAAGCTATATTGACAGCTGAAGAAATGGAAAAACGAGGGTTGAGGCCTAGTTATGTCACCTTCAATACCCTGATTAACAAGTTTTGTGAAACTGGGGAGTTGGACCAGGCAGAGAGATGGGTTAAGAAGATGATAGAGAAGGGTGTTTCTCCCACTGTTGAGACTTATAACTCTTTGGTTAATGGTTATGGTATGGCGTGTGATTTTGTTAGGTGTTTTGAGATTCTTGAGGAAATGGAGAAGAAAGGGATAAAGCCTAATGTCATAAGCTATGGTTCTCTGATAAACTGTCTCTGCAAAGATCGTAAGCTTCTTGATGCTGAGATTGTGCTTGGGGATATGGTAGGTCGTGGGGTTTCTCCAAATGTAGAAATATATAATATGCTCATTGAAGCTAGTTGCTCATTGAGTAAACTAAAAGATGCCTTCAGATTTTTTAATGAAATGATAAAAAATGGAATAGATGCAACTCTTGTGACATACAATACACTGATACATGGAATCGGGAAAAACGGAAGGGTAGCAGAAGCTGAGAATCTGTTTCTCCAGATGACCAGCAAGGGATATAATCCAGATGTGATTACATATAATTCCTTAATGTCCGGATATGCAATGTCAGGAAACCCTAAGAAATGCCTTGAATTGTACGATAATATGAAGAAGGGGGGCATAAAACCTTCCGTTGGGACTTTCCATCCTTTGATCAATTCATGCAGGAAAGAAGGTGTAGTGACAATGGAGAAAATGTTTCAAGAAATGTTAGGAATGGGCTTGATTCCAGACCGAGCGGTATATAATGAAATGATTTATGGTTATGCTGAAGATGGAAATGTTCTGAAGGCAATGTCTTTGCACCAACAAATGGTTGATCTGGGAGTTGATTCGGACAAGGTGACTTACAACTGCTTGATTCTAGCACACCTTAGAGATAGAAGGGTCTCAGAAATAACAcatctttttgatgatatgaagGCAAAGGGTCTGGTTCCAAAAACTGATACATATAAAATTTTGGTTAAAGGACATTGTGACTTAAAAGATTTCAATGGTGCGTATTTTTGGTATATGAAAATGTGTGATACTGGTTTCATTTTAAATGACCGCCTGTGCTATGAGCTAATATCCGGGCTTAGAGAGGAGGGAATGCTGCGGGAAGCCCAAATTGTATCCTTAGACTTGAATAGTAGAGTTCAACAACTTGAAGGCTAG
- the LOC131619648 gene encoding uncharacterized protein LOC131619648, whose translation MEKVTKLSSIFTTFLVLVLFSLSKYFPYIFTLLFVLLSTMILFKLSKKKELQSSLGDETSHNQSEGHSYPSQADPYSDSSLQLDSESSTSLSIDESFEIDLRRNQDNDDDEDEEEEDLIEINISRSLDFIFKEGGLMDLLEEMNEDENLIEIDIFKGFSKYQDFRFKELACLGD comes from the coding sequence ATGGAGAAAGTAACCAAGTTGAGTTCTATTTTCACCACTTTCTTAGTTCTTGTTCTCTTTTCACTTTCTAAATATTTTCCTTACATTTTCACTCTTCTATTTGTTCTTCTATCTACTATGATACTTTTCAAACTATCAAAGAAAAAAGAGTTGCAATCTTCATTAGGAGATGAAACTTCTCATAATCAAAGTGAAGGACATTCATATCCTTCACAAGCAGATCCATATTcagattcttcacttcaattagATAGTGAAAGTAGTACTAGCTTAagtattgatgaaagttttgaaattgATCTTAGAAGAAATCAAGATAATGATGACGACGAAGACGAGGAGGAGGAGGATCTTATTGAAATCAATATTTCAAGGAGTTTGGATTTTATTTTCAAGGAGGGGGGTCTCATGGATCTTTTAGAAGAAATGAATGAAGATGAAAatttaattgagattgatattttCAAGGGATTTTCAAAATATCAAGATTTTAGGTTTAAGGAGTTGGCATGTTTAGGAGATTAA